In Rutidosis leptorrhynchoides isolate AG116_Rl617_1_P2 chromosome 2, CSIRO_AGI_Rlap_v1, whole genome shotgun sequence, one genomic interval encodes:
- the LOC139888675 gene encoding uncharacterized protein: MEQKFENLSYSEGSSMQRPPLFESEGFCYWKQRFETYVRNEDLDVWNIITKGDYVPFTLSEDWKTRIIIPEENWSKEHKMDVGKNYQAKLVIFNVLPRKECERVFMLKNTKEILDSLIVTHQGNMQVIENNIELLVAQYEQFVISDDEKIDVAYSRFNNICSSF; encoded by the coding sequence atggaacaaaaatttgagaacttgagcTATAGTGAAGGTTCCTCTATGCAAAGACCTCCactatttgagagtgaaggattttgCTATTGGAAGCAAAGATTTGAAACATATGTCCGTAATGAAGATTTAGATGTTTGGAACATTATTACTAAGGGCGATTATGTTCCATTCACACTAAGTGAGGATTGGAAAACTAGAATAATTATACCCGAGGAAAATTGGTCCAAAGAACATAAAATGGATGTAGGGAAAAACTACCAAGCTAAACTAGTCATATTTAATGTCTTGCCAAGAAAAGAATGTGAAAGAGTCTTTATGCTTAAAAATACAAAGGAAATATTGGATAGTTTAATAGTTACTCATCAAGGGAATATGCAAGTCATTGAAAACAATATTGAACTACTAGTAGCTCAATATGAACAATTTGTGATATCGGATGATGAGAAAATTGATGTTGCTTAttctagatttaacaatatttgttcaagtttttAA